The Miscanthus floridulus cultivar M001 chromosome 7, ASM1932011v1, whole genome shotgun sequence genome includes a region encoding these proteins:
- the LOC136462500 gene encoding protein LPA3-like isoform X1, with product MQAKEAAESAFKDGKQLLEIEFPTAGLQTVPGDGEGGNEMTGSMLLIREFCDRFVPAEKSTRTRVFFPEANEVSFARQSAFEGCSLKLDYLTKPSLFEDFGFTTKVKMADRVKPEDETFLVAYPYFNVNEMLVVEELYKEAVVGTNRKLIIFNGELDRIRSGYYPSFFYPKLAELSKTFLPKLDTVYYIHNFKGVKGGTLFRCYPEPWKVLRKASSGSYICLHQQEEMPSLKEVALDILPSV from the exons GCTAAAGAAGCTGCTGAATCAGCTTTTAAGGATGGAAAGCAGCTGCTG GAAATCGAGTTCCCTACAGCTGGACTACAAACTGTGCCAG GTGATGGCGAAGGAGGAAATGAGATGACTGGAAGCATGCTTCTCATTAGAGAATTTTGTGATCGCTTTGTACCTGCCGAGAAATCAACTCGAACCAGAGTA TTCTTCCCTGAGGCAAATGAGGTTTCTTTTGCAAGACAGTCAGCCTTTGAAGGATGTTCACTGAAGCTAGATTATCTTACAAAACCATCCTTATTCGAAGATTTTGGTTTTACAACAAAAGTCAAAATGGCAGATCGTGTCAAACCAGAAGATGAGACATTCCTTGTGGCTTATCCTTACTTCAATGTCAATG AAATGCTTGTGGTCGAAGAACTTTACAAGGAAGCAGTAGTTGGGACCAACCGTAAATTGATAATATTCAATGGAGAACTAGATCGAATAAGAAGTGGAT ACTACCCATCATTCTTCTACCCAAAACTTGCAGAGCTTTCCAAAACATTTCTCCCGAAGCTGGATACAGTttactatattcacaatttcaaGGGAGTTAAAGGGGGAACGCTTTTCAG GTGTTACCCTGAACCTTGGAAGGTCCTGAGAAAAGCATCGTCTGGCAGCTACATCTGCCTGCATCAACAAGAGGAAATGCCTTCACTGAAGGAAGTGGCCCTCGACATCCTTCCTTCTGTATAG
- the LOC136462500 gene encoding protein LPA3-like isoform X2, whose translation MTGSMLLIREFCDRFVPAEKSTRTRVFFPEANEVSFARQSAFEGCSLKLDYLTKPSLFEDFGFTTKVKMADRVKPEDETFLVAYPYFNVNEMLVVEELYKEAVVGTNRKLIIFNGELDRIRSGYYPSFFYPKLAELSKTFLPKLDTVYYIHNFKGVKGGTLFRCYPEPWKVLRKASSGSYICLHQQEEMPSLKEVALDILPSV comes from the exons ATGACTGGAAGCATGCTTCTCATTAGAGAATTTTGTGATCGCTTTGTACCTGCCGAGAAATCAACTCGAACCAGAGTA TTCTTCCCTGAGGCAAATGAGGTTTCTTTTGCAAGACAGTCAGCCTTTGAAGGATGTTCACTGAAGCTAGATTATCTTACAAAACCATCCTTATTCGAAGATTTTGGTTTTACAACAAAAGTCAAAATGGCAGATCGTGTCAAACCAGAAGATGAGACATTCCTTGTGGCTTATCCTTACTTCAATGTCAATG AAATGCTTGTGGTCGAAGAACTTTACAAGGAAGCAGTAGTTGGGACCAACCGTAAATTGATAATATTCAATGGAGAACTAGATCGAATAAGAAGTGGAT ACTACCCATCATTCTTCTACCCAAAACTTGCAGAGCTTTCCAAAACATTTCTCCCGAAGCTGGATACAGTttactatattcacaatttcaaGGGAGTTAAAGGGGGAACGCTTTTCAG GTGTTACCCTGAACCTTGGAAGGTCCTGAGAAAAGCATCGTCTGGCAGCTACATCTGCCTGCATCAACAAGAGGAAATGCCTTCACTGAAGGAAGTGGCCCTCGACATCCTTCCTTCTGTATAG
- the LOC136462501 gene encoding uncharacterized protein isoform X5: protein MATRSALASLPARLRPTSAATAAGGWRRLLSDDPTKGSMENTLKDEDKRLEDPTMMDGLPMESSAHPGLAENEKNSLKDQLEQSRKEMKQLKDQLEKAESEKQQLKNQIHKAENENCLRDQLEQSKKEIKELKDQLEKAEAEKQLLKDQTHKCLERAAVGQEGTEVLEEKNLKFQDDLIGKVQPTQYNVVKTTAIAAVVLVAVVFVVLHVKRG, encoded by the exons ATGGCGACCCGATCAGCGCTCGCCTCCCTCCCCGCGCGCCTCCGGCCGACCTCTGCAGCCACGGCGGCCGGCGGATGGCGGCGTTTGCTCAGTGACGACCCAACGAAGGGGAGTATGGAGAATACCCTTAAG GATGAGGATAAGCGCCTAGAGGACCCAACGATGATGGATGGGTTGCCCATGGAGAGCAGTGCACACCCTGGCCTg GCTGAGAATGAGAAGAACAGTCTCAAGGACCAGCTTGAGCAGTCCAGGAAAGAGATGAAGCAACTTAAGGACCAACTTGAGAAGGCAGAGTCAGAGAAACAACAGCTGAAGAACCAGATCCACAAG GCTGAGAATGAGAACTGTCTCAGGGACCAGCTGGAGCAGTCCAAGAAAGAGATCAAGGAACTTAAGGACCAACTTGAGAAGGCAGAGGCTGAGAAACAACTGCTGAAGGACCAGACACACAAG TGTCTGGAAAGGGCAGCAGTCGGTCAAGAAGGAACTGAAGTTTTAGAAGAAAAGAATCTTAAGTTTCAAGACGATTTAAT CGGAAAAGTGCAACCGACACAATACAATGTGGTGAAAACGACTGCCATTgccgcagtagtacttgtagcGGTGGTTTTTGTTGTTCTCCATGTCAAGAGGGGCTGA
- the LOC136462501 gene encoding uncharacterized protein isoform X2, whose translation MATRSALASLPARLRPTSAATAAGGWRRLLSDDPTKGSMENTLKDEDKRLEDPTMMDGLPMESSAHPGLAENEKNSLKDQLEQSRKEMKQLKDQLEKAESEKQQLKNQIHKAENENCLRDQLEQSKKEIKELKDQLEKAEAEKQLLKDQTHKDLETIVSKQTVEFGTKLANHGIHVDECIRKLRHRLEEFKAGVMVDVVFLKEECLERAAVGQEGTEVLEEKNLKFQDDLIGKVQPTQYNVVKTTAIAAVVLVAVVFVVLHVKRG comes from the exons ATGGCGACCCGATCAGCGCTCGCCTCCCTCCCCGCGCGCCTCCGGCCGACCTCTGCAGCCACGGCGGCCGGCGGATGGCGGCGTTTGCTCAGTGACGACCCAACGAAGGGGAGTATGGAGAATACCCTTAAG GATGAGGATAAGCGCCTAGAGGACCCAACGATGATGGATGGGTTGCCCATGGAGAGCAGTGCACACCCTGGCCTg GCTGAGAATGAGAAGAACAGTCTCAAGGACCAGCTTGAGCAGTCCAGGAAAGAGATGAAGCAACTTAAGGACCAACTTGAGAAGGCAGAGTCAGAGAAACAACAGCTGAAGAACCAGATCCACAAG GCTGAGAATGAGAACTGTCTCAGGGACCAGCTGGAGCAGTCCAAGAAAGAGATCAAGGAACTTAAGGACCAACTTGAGAAGGCAGAGGCTGAGAAACAACTGCTGAAGGACCAGACACACAAG GATTTAGAAACTATAGTCAGTAAGCAAACAGTGGAATTTGGGACTAAGCTAGCAAATCATggcatacatgttgatgaatgcaTAAGAAAACTGCGACATCGATTAGAGGAATTTAAGGCTGGTGTAATGGTGGATGTTGTGTTTCTAAAGGAAGAG TGTCTGGAAAGGGCAGCAGTCGGTCAAGAAGGAACTGAAGTTTTAGAAGAAAAGAATCTTAAGTTTCAAGACGATTTAAT CGGAAAAGTGCAACCGACACAATACAATGTGGTGAAAACGACTGCCATTgccgcagtagtacttgtagcGGTGGTTTTTGTTGTTCTCCATGTCAAGAGGGGCTGA
- the LOC136462501 gene encoding uncharacterized protein isoform X4: MATRSALASLPARLRPTSAATAAGGWRRLLSDDPTKGSMENTLKDEDKRLEDPTMMDGLPMESSAHPGLAENEKNSLKDQLEQSRKEMKQLKDQLEKAESEKQQLKNQIHKFSQAENENCLRDQLEQSKKEIKELKDQLEKAEAEKQLLKDQTHKCLERAAVGQEGTEVLEEKNLKFQDDLIGKVQPTQYNVVKTTAIAAVVLVAVVFVVLHVKRG, from the exons ATGGCGACCCGATCAGCGCTCGCCTCCCTCCCCGCGCGCCTCCGGCCGACCTCTGCAGCCACGGCGGCCGGCGGATGGCGGCGTTTGCTCAGTGACGACCCAACGAAGGGGAGTATGGAGAATACCCTTAAG GATGAGGATAAGCGCCTAGAGGACCCAACGATGATGGATGGGTTGCCCATGGAGAGCAGTGCACACCCTGGCCTg GCTGAGAATGAGAAGAACAGTCTCAAGGACCAGCTTGAGCAGTCCAGGAAAGAGATGAAGCAACTTAAGGACCAACTTGAGAAGGCAGAGTCAGAGAAACAACAGCTGAAGAACCAGATCCACAAG TTCTCCCAGGCTGAGAATGAGAACTGTCTCAGGGACCAGCTGGAGCAGTCCAAGAAAGAGATCAAGGAACTTAAGGACCAACTTGAGAAGGCAGAGGCTGAGAAACAACTGCTGAAGGACCAGACACACAAG TGTCTGGAAAGGGCAGCAGTCGGTCAAGAAGGAACTGAAGTTTTAGAAGAAAAGAATCTTAAGTTTCAAGACGATTTAAT CGGAAAAGTGCAACCGACACAATACAATGTGGTGAAAACGACTGCCATTgccgcagtagtacttgtagcGGTGGTTTTTGTTGTTCTCCATGTCAAGAGGGGCTGA
- the LOC136462501 gene encoding uncharacterized protein isoform X1 produces MATRSALASLPARLRPTSAATAAGGWRRLLSDDPTKGSMENTLKDEDKRLEDPTMMDGLPMESSAHPGLAENEKNSLKDQLEQSRKEMKQLKDQLEKAESEKQQLKNQIHKFSQAENENCLRDQLEQSKKEIKELKDQLEKAEAEKQLLKDQTHKDLETIVSKQTVEFGTKLANHGIHVDECIRKLRHRLEEFKAGVMVDVVFLKEECLERAAVGQEGTEVLEEKNLKFQDDLIGKVQPTQYNVVKTTAIAAVVLVAVVFVVLHVKRG; encoded by the exons ATGGCGACCCGATCAGCGCTCGCCTCCCTCCCCGCGCGCCTCCGGCCGACCTCTGCAGCCACGGCGGCCGGCGGATGGCGGCGTTTGCTCAGTGACGACCCAACGAAGGGGAGTATGGAGAATACCCTTAAG GATGAGGATAAGCGCCTAGAGGACCCAACGATGATGGATGGGTTGCCCATGGAGAGCAGTGCACACCCTGGCCTg GCTGAGAATGAGAAGAACAGTCTCAAGGACCAGCTTGAGCAGTCCAGGAAAGAGATGAAGCAACTTAAGGACCAACTTGAGAAGGCAGAGTCAGAGAAACAACAGCTGAAGAACCAGATCCACAAG TTCTCCCAGGCTGAGAATGAGAACTGTCTCAGGGACCAGCTGGAGCAGTCCAAGAAAGAGATCAAGGAACTTAAGGACCAACTTGAGAAGGCAGAGGCTGAGAAACAACTGCTGAAGGACCAGACACACAAG GATTTAGAAACTATAGTCAGTAAGCAAACAGTGGAATTTGGGACTAAGCTAGCAAATCATggcatacatgttgatgaatgcaTAAGAAAACTGCGACATCGATTAGAGGAATTTAAGGCTGGTGTAATGGTGGATGTTGTGTTTCTAAAGGAAGAG TGTCTGGAAAGGGCAGCAGTCGGTCAAGAAGGAACTGAAGTTTTAGAAGAAAAGAATCTTAAGTTTCAAGACGATTTAAT CGGAAAAGTGCAACCGACACAATACAATGTGGTGAAAACGACTGCCATTgccgcagtagtacttgtagcGGTGGTTTTTGTTGTTCTCCATGTCAAGAGGGGCTGA
- the LOC136462501 gene encoding filament-like plant protein 1 isoform X3 has product MPGEVLQHDDSASAQSWMAGFFVFVLGLEKEKAENEKNSLKDQLEQSRKEMKQLKDQLEKAESEKQQLKNQIHKFSQAENENCLRDQLEQSKKEIKELKDQLEKAEAEKQLLKDQTHKDLETIVSKQTVEFGTKLANHGIHVDECIRKLRHRLEEFKAGVMVDVVFLKEECLERAAVGQEGTEVLEEKNLKFQDDLIGKVQPTQYNVVKTTAIAAVVLVAVVFVVLHVKRG; this is encoded by the exons ATGCCGGGGGAAGTTTTGCAACACGACGACTCCGCCTCGGCACAAAGTTGGATGGCAGGATTTTTTGTCTTCGTTTTGGGATTGGAGAAGGAGAAG GCTGAGAATGAGAAGAACAGTCTCAAGGACCAGCTTGAGCAGTCCAGGAAAGAGATGAAGCAACTTAAGGACCAACTTGAGAAGGCAGAGTCAGAGAAACAACAGCTGAAGAACCAGATCCACAAG TTCTCCCAGGCTGAGAATGAGAACTGTCTCAGGGACCAGCTGGAGCAGTCCAAGAAAGAGATCAAGGAACTTAAGGACCAACTTGAGAAGGCAGAGGCTGAGAAACAACTGCTGAAGGACCAGACACACAAG GATTTAGAAACTATAGTCAGTAAGCAAACAGTGGAATTTGGGACTAAGCTAGCAAATCATggcatacatgttgatgaatgcaTAAGAAAACTGCGACATCGATTAGAGGAATTTAAGGCTGGTGTAATGGTGGATGTTGTGTTTCTAAAGGAAGAG TGTCTGGAAAGGGCAGCAGTCGGTCAAGAAGGAACTGAAGTTTTAGAAGAAAAGAATCTTAAGTTTCAAGACGATTTAAT CGGAAAAGTGCAACCGACACAATACAATGTGGTGAAAACGACTGCCATTgccgcagtagtacttgtagcGGTGGTTTTTGTTGTTCTCCATGTCAAGAGGGGCTGA
- the LOC136462503 gene encoding uncharacterized protein — protein MAGRFMLEKLSHSSRSRNLLGAHFSSASALLIRTTASDGGTTLSNHLRGLPAHPSTVVLSNHVIHGSVARYNSTFSFSYPSAKARSPTTGMSSIITHPMKLASVDSVRGPKRTFSSKIIKHNIDWEAQRATMEAHLKAIKKFSRGANLEAQSADVRADFERRKAFLENLTDKANADLAAWKAEMDKDAAEFDRLVNGILCVLTAVAMYGIFLMHSSLECHCEGQSLVAAKANVEDQNP, from the exons ATGGCCGGACGCTTCATGTTGGAGAAACTCTCCCATTCATCTAGATCGAGGAACCTCCTTGGGGCACATTTCTCATCTGCCTCTGCTCTGCTCATCCGCACTACTGCATCG GATGGTGGCACCACCCTCAGTAACCATCTCCGTGGACTACCTGCACATCCTAGCACTGTTGTTCTGAGTAACCACGTGATTCATGGCAGT GTTGCAAGGTACAACAGCACATTCTCATTCTCCTATCCTTCTGCTAAAGCAAGAAGCCCAACAACTGGCATGTCATCCATTATCACCCATCCCATGAAGCTAGCATCTGTTGATTCTGTTAGAGGACCGAAGCGAACTTTTTCATCAAAAATAATCAAGCACAATATTGATTGGGAAGCTCAGAGGGCAACTATGGAAGCTCATTTGAAAGCCATCAAGAAATTTTCCAGGGGTGCTAATTTGGAAGCCCAAAGTGCAGATGTCCGTGCTGACTTTGAACGTCGCAAAGCTTTCTTGGAAAACCTAACAGACAAAGCTAATGCTGATCTTGCAGCTTGGAAGGCTGAAATGGACAA GGATGCTGCTGAATTTGATCGATTAGTAAATGGTATTTTGTGTGTTTTGACTGCCGTGGCGATGTATGGGATATTTTTAATGCACAGTTCGCTTGAATGTCATTGCGAAGGCCAAAGCTTGGTTGCTGCAAAGGCCAATGTGGAGGATCAGAATCCTTAA
- the LOC136462504 gene encoding uncharacterized protein isoform X2, whose product MTRNVSREKGRKKIKNVEKHIKEERSNNCVPKLPMMVRMHQTRKIWILMKQMTGCIGMIHSMQMIYLYPIGCQDLETIVSKQTVEFGTKLANHGIHVDECIRKLRHRLEEFKAGVMVDVVFLKEECLERAAVGQEGTEVLEEKNLKSQDDLIGKVQQTQYNVVKTTAIAAVVLGAVVFVVLHVKRGG is encoded by the exons ATGACACGCAATGTCTCAAGAGAAAAGGgacgaaaaaaaataaaaaacgtcGAGAAGCATATAAAAGAAGAAAGGAGCAACAACTGCGTACCGAAACTACCAATG ATGGTCAGGATGCATCAAACAAGGAAAATATGGATCCTAATGAAACAGATGACTGGTTGcataggaatgattcactctaTGCAAATGATATACTTATATCCAATCGGCTGTCAG GACTTAGAAACTATAGTCAGTAAGCAAACAGTGGAATTTGGGACTAAGCTAGCAAATCATggcatacatgttgatgaatgcaTAAGAAAACTGCGACATCGATTAGAGGAATTTAAGGCTGGTGTAATGGTGGATGTTGTGTTTCTAAAGGAAGAG TGTCTGGAAAGGGCAGCAGTCGGTCAAGAAGGAACTGAAGTTTTAGAAGAAAAGAATCTTAAGTCTCAAGACGATTTAAT CGGAAAAGTGCAACAGACACAATACAATGTGGTGAAAACGACTGCCATTGCCGCAGTAGTACTTGGAGCGGTGGTTTTTGTTGTTCTCCATGTCAAGAGGGGCGGATGA
- the LOC136462504 gene encoding uncharacterized protein isoform X1 encodes MFLICVVSQLLDGQDASNKENMDPNETDDWLHRNDSLYANDILISNRLSGDDDEVITARSIVNQEMQSQCTDASRKRELTNEQVMADRTKYLIRYFLLLLAVNQYISYNLQDLETIVSKQTVEFGTKLANHGIHVDECIRKLRHRLEEFKAGVMVDVVFLKEECLERAAVGQEGTEVLEEKNLKSQDDLIGKVQQTQYNVVKTTAIAAVVLGAVVFVVLHVKRGG; translated from the exons ATGTTTCTTATATGTGTTGTATCACAATTGTTAGATGGTCAGGATGCATCAAACAAGGAAAATATGGATCCTAATGAAACAGATGACTGGTTGcataggaatgattcactctaTGCAAATGATATACTTATATCCAATCGGCTGTCAG GTGATGACGATGAAGTAATTACTGCTCGTAGTATAGTTAATCAAGAAATGCAGTCACAATGCACCGATGCTTCACGTAAGAGAGAATTAACAAATGAGCAAGTCATGGCTGATCGTACAAAATATTTGATTAGATATTTTCTGCTTCTTTTAGCTGTGAATCAATATATTTCATATAATTTGCAGGACTTAGAAACTATAGTCAGTAAGCAAACAGTGGAATTTGGGACTAAGCTAGCAAATCATggcatacatgttgatgaatgcaTAAGAAAACTGCGACATCGATTAGAGGAATTTAAGGCTGGTGTAATGGTGGATGTTGTGTTTCTAAAGGAAGAG TGTCTGGAAAGGGCAGCAGTCGGTCAAGAAGGAACTGAAGTTTTAGAAGAAAAGAATCTTAAGTCTCAAGACGATTTAAT CGGAAAAGTGCAACAGACACAATACAATGTGGTGAAAACGACTGCCATTGCCGCAGTAGTACTTGGAGCGGTGGTTTTTGTTGTTCTCCATGTCAAGAGGGGCGGATGA